A region of the Kribbella sp. NBC_01245 genome:
GTACGCGCCAGCTTCACCCTCAGCCTCGACCAACTCCGCCGAGACGTACGACGCGGAGGCCGTTCCGCTGCGGCGTTGTTCCCGCTCCTAGGTCTACTGGAGACGCCCAGCCTCAGTGTTGCCGTAGTGGCAGCACTGGCGGATCGGCCCGAGGAAGAGGTCGAGGACGACCTAGACGTACTAGTGGGCGCTCAACTGCTCCAAGCCCTCGGGCCCGACCGGTTCGAGATCCACGACCTCGTCCGGCTCTACGCGCGCGAACTCGCCTGGGAAGAACTCCCCGAGGCCGACCGCGCAGCCGCCGTACGACGCGCGCTCCACCACTACCTGGCCACCATCCGGATCGCGACGGGCGCACTCGTGTACGACGGAGCCAGTCGCCGCCGTGCGGGTCTGGCCCAGGAGAAGGTGACGCGATCCGGCACAGAGCTCACCGGCCGCCCCGAGGCCTCGGCCTGGCTCGGCGCAGAGGTCGGCAACCTGCTGGCCATCACCCGGCAGGCGGCGGCCGCGCCCGACGACGGCCCGGAGATCGCGATCGGCCTGGCTGCCGCGCTCAACGGTCTCGGCAACGTCCGGCACTTCTGGCGCGAACTGGTGCCGATCAATCAGCTCATCCTCGAAGTGGCGCGGACCGACGGGCGTACCCCGGTGATCGCGCTCGCCCACGCCGACCTTGGCCGGTCGTACCGGCTGACCGGACAACTCGACGACGCCGTCGCGAACTTCGAGGCGGCGCTGGACCGTTGGCGCCGGGTCGGCGATCGGACCCAGCAGGGGCACATGCTGTTCGGCCTCGGCGCCACCGCGGCGATGCGCGGTCGGCTCGACGAGGCGGTCGCGTTCCACCGGGAGGCGCTGGAGATCCGGCGCGAACAGGGTGACCCGTTCGGCGAGGCGCACATGCTGCACGTGATCGCGGTGGTGCTGACCGAGCAGCAGGCGTTCGAGGAGGCGCTCGGCAACCAGCGTCAGTCGCTCGCGCTCTTCCATAGCCTCGGTGATGCCGAGAACGAGGGCATGGTGCTGGCGAGCATCGCCGAACTGCATCATCGCCGCGGTGACGCCGCCCGCGCGGTACCGCTGTTCGAGCGCGCGCTCAGGCTGATCCGCTCCGCGTCCGACCAGATGGCCGAAGCGGGCTGTCTGTGGCGCCTCGGCACGGCCCTGATCAGCCTCGGCAGACCCGGCCGGGACCGGCAACGCGAGGCGCTGGCGATCCTTCAGGACCTGCGGGCGCTCACCGCGGACGAGGTGCGCGCCATCCTGCGGGATCCCCAACCGGGAATCCCGCGCCCCCTGAAGTGGCTCTGACTACCACCCCACCACGACGACGACCGGCTCTTCGTTATCTCCCCGAGTACGCATGCGATTCCCCCTAGTGGTCTCAGCTTGCCCACCCACCATGCCCCCGCCGCCTGACGAACCGCTGGCACTTCACTGAACGCCCGCTTCCTTCTTGTTCACGAGTGGTCGCATCTGACCGCCGGACCGTGGGCGGTCAGGTGACAGGCCGCCTGAAGGCGGTCAGATGCGACCACTCGTGAACAAGAAGGGTTAGAGGCCGAGCAGGGCGTGCAGCGTGGTGACGGCGTGGGTGACGAGGTCTTCGGCGGTGCCGGGGCGGTCGGCGGGGGGTAGGCCTGACCATTCGATGAAGAGGTCTTCGACGTAGGCGAGCCAGGCGTGTACCCGCAGCCGCACGGCAGGGCTCGCCTCGGGAGAACCGAGGAGACCGAGGACGCGATCGGTCAGGGCGGCGCGGGTTTCGTCGTACACCTCGACCACGTAGACGTCGCCGCCCGCGGCACCACGGACGAACGAGATGTACGACGCCCGCCGCCGATGCACGAACGCCGCATAGGCCGTCAGCATCTGCACCAACTGCTCGTCGGCCGGCAACGACGGATCAGGCGCCGTAACCCGCAGGAGACGCCGGCCGGCAGCGCTGATCACCGCCACGTAGAAGTCGCGCTTGCTCGGGAAGTAGTGGAACAGCAGCGTCCGCGAGATGCCGGCCTCTTCCGCCACCGCGTCCACCGAGAGCTCGTGGATCGGGCGCGTTCGCAGCATCTGCAGGCCGATGCCCACGAGTTGTTTGCGCCGGTCTTCGGCTGTCAGTCGCTGCCGCACGCTATTGAGCATTGCTCAACAAGCCGCTACCGTCAACAGCAGCTGCACGAGCCAAAAGCTGAGGAGTAGAGGCATGGGTTTCGAACCGTCCGCGCGGGCCCAGGAGCTGATCGGCAAGGTCGACGAGTTCATCCGGACCGAGATCGAGCCGGTCGAGGCCGCGATGCACGAGGCGATCAGCAAAGCCGACGACCCGTGGCAGCCCCAGCCGCTGATGGCCGAGTTGCAGGCCAAAGCCCGCAAGCAAGGCCTGTGGAACCTCTTCCTGCCCAAGGCCGAAGAGGGCAACGAGCAGTACGGCGAGGGCTTCGCGAACCTCGACTACGCCCCGATCGCCGAGCTGACCGGCCGCTCGTTCATCGCGCCGTACGTCTTCAACTGCAACGCGCCCGATACCGGCAACATGGAAGTGCTGCTCCGGTACGGCAGCGCCGAGCAGAAGGCGCAATGGCTCGAGCCGCTGCTCGACGGCACGATCCGCTCGGCGTTCTGCATGACCGAGCCGGGTGTCGCCTCCTCCGACGCCACCAACATGGCCGCCACCGCGATCGTCGAGGGTGACGAGGTGGTGATCAACGGCCGCAAGTGGTGGAGCACCGGCGTTGGCAATCCGGACTGCAAGCTCCTCATCTTCATGGGCCTGACCGACCCCGAGGCGCACCGCTACGCGCGCCACACGATGGTGCTCGTCCCGCGCGACACCCCCGGCGTAACGGTCGAGCGACTCCTCCCGGCGATGAGCCGGTACGACGAGCCGTACGGCCATGGCGAGGTCAACTTCGACAACGTGCGCGTGCCCGTCACGAACATCCTGGCCGGCCCGGGTCGTGCCTTCGAGATCGCGCAGGGCCGGCTCGGCCCCGGCCGGGTCCACCACTGCATGCGCCTGATCGGTCTCGCGGAGAAGTCCCTGGAGCTCGCCCTCGAGCGCGGCACCAGCCGGACGGCGTTCGGGAAACCGCTGGTCAATCTCGGCGGCAACCGCGAGCGGATTGCCGACGCCCGGATCGCGATCAACCAGGCCCGGCTGCTGGTGCTGCAAACGGCGTACCTGCTCGACACCCAAGGTCTGCAGGGCGCGTTGAGCGAGGTCAGCCAGATCAAGGTGGCCGTGCCGCGGATGGCGCAGGACGTGATCGACATGGCGATCCAGTTGCACGGAGGCGGCGGCTTGTCCGACGACTTCCCGTTGGCGGCCGCGTGGACCGCCGCCCGGGCCCTCCGGCTGGCGGACGGGCCCGATGAGGTGCACCGTGGGGTTATCGCCAAGCTCGAACTCGCCAACTACTCGCGGGAGGCACAGTGAACCGCGTTCTCGTCACCGGTGGTTCGTCGGGATTGGGCGATGCCCTGGTCCGCCAACTCGTTGCCTCCGGCCACCAAGTGCTGCGCACCGACATCGCCGCGGAAGGCCCGGACGATACGCCGTACCTGCAGCTCGACGTGCGGAACGCCGACGACTGGGACAAGGCCATCGCGTGGTGTGCTGAGCATTGGGGTGGCCTCGATCTGCTGATCAACAACGCGGGGATCGCCACCGGCGGCCGGATCGACGTCGAGTCGCTGGCCACCTGGGACCGGGTCGTCGACATCAACCTGATGGGCGTGGTCCGGGGCTGCCGCGCGTTCGCCCCGATGTTCAAGAACCAGCGCTCGGGCCACATCGTCAACACCGCGTCGGCCGCCGGCCTGGTGCATCCGCCGATGATGTCGTCGTACAACACGGTCAAGGCCGGCGTGGTCGCGCTCAGCGAGACGCTCTCGCACGAGCTGCATCCGTACGGCGTGACCGTGTCCGTGGTCTGCCCGTCGTTCTTCAAGACCAACCTGGCCGACTCGATCCAGGGTGACGACGCCGAGATGAACAGTGTCGCCCGGCGCCTGATCGAGAAGTCCCCGCGGACGGCGGACGACATCGCCAAGGTCGTGCTCGATGGCATCCAGAAGCGCCAGTTCCTGATCATCCCGGACCGGCCCGCGTTGATGTCCTGGCGGACCAAGCGCTTCGCCCGCCCGTTGTACGACCGGCAAATGCGCAAGATCGCCCGCCGGGCCAGGGAACGGTCCGAAGGCCAGGGATGAGCGTTCGTACCGAGGACGCGTTCGACGTCGCGGCCGTGGACGGTTGGCTCCGCGGCCATACCGAACTACCCGAGGGACTGCCGGAGCTCGACCAGTTCCACGGGGGCGCGTCCAACCTGACGTACCGGCTGGGCTATCCCGGTCGCGAGCTGATCCTGCGCCGGCCGCCGAGCGGGACCAAGGCCAAAGGCGCGCACGACATGGGCCGGGAGTTCCGGATCCAGCAGGCCCTGGCGCCGGTCTATCCGTACGTCCCCGGCATGGTCGCGTACTGCCCGGACGAGACGTTGATCGGCTCCGAGTTCTACGTGATGGAGCGCATCGCCGGCACCATCCCGCGCTCCGAGCTGGGCGTCGACCTGACCCCGGCGGAAACGCGCAGGCTCTGCCAGACGGTCATCGACACGTTGATCGAGCTGCATCAGGTCGACCCGGAGAAGGCGGGTCTGACCGATCTCGGCCGCGGCGAGGGGTACGTCGAACGCCAGGTCGCGGGCTGGACCGGCCGCTATCGCAAGGCGAAGACGTGGAACGTGCCGAGCTTCGAAAAGGTGATGGCCTGGCTCGAGGCGAACCGGCCCGACGACGTCCGGATCTGCGTGATCCACAACGACTTCCGCTTCGACAACGTCGTACTCGCACCGGACGATCCGGCCAAGGTGGTCGGGGTGCTCGACTGGGAGTTGGCCACCCTCGGCGATCCGCTGATGGATCTCGGTAGTTCGCTCGCCTATTGGGTCCAGGCCGACGACGATTGGGCCTTCCGGAGGTTCCGCCGGCAGCCCACGCACCTGCCCGGGATGATGACTCGCGCCGAGGTGATCGACTACTACTGCGAGCGGACCGGCCTGACCGCCGAGCACCGCACGTTCTACGAGGTGTTCGGCCTGTTCCGGTTGGCGGTGATCGCCCAGCAGATCTATTACCGTTACCACCACAAGCAGACCCGGAATCCACGGTTCAAAAGCCTTTGGTTCCCGGTCAACTACCTCGAACGGCGCTGCCGCCGTTTAATCGCCAAAGGCAACTAAGTGAGCGTTCTGTACCTCGTCCGGCACGCGCAGGCGTCGTTCGGTCGGAGCGACTATGACCGGTTGTCACCCCAGGGTGAGCGACAGGCCGAACGGCTGGGCGAGGCTCTGGCCGCGCGTGGCATCAAACCGGACCTGGTCGTCTCCGGCGCGATGCAACGCCATGCCAAGACCGCGCGGATCGCGCTCGCGGCCGCGGGGATCGACACCGCGGTCACGGTGGACGAGGGGTTCAACGAGTTCGACCACGACCAGGTCATCGTCGCGCACAAACCGGCGTACAAGCGCCGTGCGGTGCTGCTCGCGGATCTGGCCCGCACGCTCGAACCGGCCCGGGCCTTCCAGGAGATGTTCACCGAGGCCACGGCCCGTTGGGTGAACAGCCCGGGCGAGGAGTACGCCGAACCGTTCAAGGCCTTCTGCGAACGGACCGAGGCGGCAGTACGTCGTACCGCGGCCGCCCTCGAGAAGGGGCAGACGGCGCTCGTCGTCACCTCGGGCGGACCGATCGCGGCGGTGGTCGGCCGGTTGTTCGCGGGTACCGACGACCTCTGGCTGACGCTCAACCCGGTCACGGTCAACACGGGGATCACGAAACTCGTCGACGGCCGGCGAGGTCTCACCGCCGTCAGCTTCAACGATCACGGGCACCTGGACGGCACCGATCTACTGAGCTACCGATAGGGAGTACGCATGCGTCGCCGCAACATCCTGATCACCGGAGCCAGTTCGGGGCTGGGCGAGGAGATGGCCCGGCAGTTCGCGGCCAAAGGGCACAACCTCGCGCTGACGGCACGTCGTACGGACCGGCTCGAGCTGTTGCGCGACGAGCTGGTCAAGGCCTATCCCGCGATCACGGCGGTGTTGCGCACGCTCGACGTGAACGATCACGACCAGGTGTTCGAGGTGTTCCGCTCACTCGACAAGGAGCTGGACGGCCTCGACCGGGTGATCGTGAACGCGGGGATCGGCAAGGGCGCGCCGCTCGGCACCGGCCGGTTCGACGCGAACCGCGACACCCTGCTGACGAACCTGGTCGCCGCGACGGCGCAATGCGAGGCGGCGCTCGAGCTGTTCCGCGCTCGGAATGCGGGCCACTTGGTGGTTATCAGCTCGATGTCCGCGATGCGTGGCATGCCGAAGACCATCACGGCGTACGCCGCGAGCAAGGCGGGTCTCGCCGCACTCGCGGAAGGGCTGCGGCTGGAGTTCGTCGGCAAACCGATCAAGGTCAGCGCGATCTATCCCGGGTACATCGCGTCGGAGATGAACGACCAGGTGGCCAAGACGCCGATGATGGTCGACACGGTGACGGGGGTTCGGTCGATGGTGGACGCGATCGACAAGGAGAAGGGCAAGGCCTACGTACCGGCCTGGCCGTGGGTGCCGATGTCTTACCTGATGCGGTTCATGCCGCTGCCGATCTTGAAGAGGATGCTCTGACATGGCCTGGGGTCTGACCGTTCCGCTCACCGGTGTGCCGATCCGGCAGCACCGTTCGCTGATCAGCGAGTTGGCTTCGCTCGGGTTCACCGATCTTTGGTCTGCCGAAGTGGCGGGCGCGGACGCGTTCACGCCGCTGGTGCTCGCGTCCGAGTGGGACGACCGGTTGCGCCTGGGTACGGCGGTCGTGCCCGTGCATACGCGGGGGCCGGCTGCGCTGGCGATGAGCGCGGCTGCGTTGGCAGACCTCGCGCCTGGGCGGTTCGTGCTCGGGATCGGCGCCAGCTCGGAGACGATCGTGACCGGGTGGAACGGCATCGCGTACGACCCGCCTTACGCCCGGACTCGCGACGTGCTGCGCTTTTTGCGGTCGGCGTTCGCGGGGGAGAAGGTGGACGGGGAGTTCGACTCGTTCACGATCCGGCGGTTCCGGTTGGAGAAGGCGCCGGATGTGCCGCCGCCGATCATGCTCGCGGCGTTGCGTCCGCAGATGCTGCACCTGGCCGCGCGGGAAGCCGATGGCGCGATCACGAACTGGCTGTCCGCGGACGACGTACGCAAGGTGCGGGCGGAGTTGGGGCCGGACAAGGAACTGGCCGCACGGATTTTCGTGTGCGTCACCGAGGACGCGGAGATGGCTCGCAATATCGGCCGGTTCCTGATCGCGACGTACCTGACCGTGCCGGGGTATTCGGCCTTCCACGACTGGCTCGGGCGTGGTGAGGCGATGAAGCCGATGCGGGACGCGTGGGCCGCCGGCGACAAGAACGCCGCCATGGCCGCGGTGCCCGTTGAGGTGATCGACGACTTGATCGTGCACGGGTCGCCGGAAGAGTGCCGCGCGCAGATCGGGCGATATGTGGCGAACGGGTTGGATACGCCGATCATCGCGGCTCTGCCTACGGGGACGGACCTGCTGACCACGGCTCGGTCGCTCGCGTTATGAAGATCTGCGTGTACGGCGCCGGCGGGATCGGGTGCTACGTCGGCGGCCGGCTGGCAGCTGCCGGTAGTGACGTCACGTTTGTCGGCCGCCCTCGCATGGCCGCCTCGGTGGCGTCGGGCGGCTTGCGGTTGACCGACTATCGAGGTGCGGACCTGCGGGTCTCGGCCGTTCGCTTTGAGGTTGTCCCAGAGGCGGCCGCTGATGCCGATCTGGTTTTGGTGACGGTGAAATCGGCCGGAACAGCGACCGCTGGTGCCGAACTGGCGAAGGTGCTCAAGCCGGGCGCGGTCGTGGTGAGCTTCCAGAACGGCCTGCGCAACGCGCCTCTGTTGCGCGAGGCGTTGCCCGGGCATCAAGTGGTGACCGGAATGGTCCCCTTCAACGTGCTCAACCGTGGTGGCGGCGCCTTCCACCAGGGGACCGAGGGTTTCCTGGACGTCGAGCCCGGGCTGTCGTCCTTCGCCCCAGCCTTCGCGGCCGCCGGTCTGCCCCTCACCGAGCATGCCGACATGCTGCCGGTCCAATGGGCGAAACTCCTGCTCAACCTGAACAACCCCATCAACGCTTTGTCGGACTTGCCGCTCCGCGACGAGCTATCCCAACGCGGCTACCGGTTGTGCCTGGCCGCAGTCCAATCGGAAGCGCTCGCAGTACTCAATTTCGCCGGCATCAAACCGGCCCAGCTAACCGCCGTCCCCGCCCACCGCATGCCCACGATCCTCCGCCTCCCCGACTTCCTCTTCCGCCGCCTAGCCGCCCGCATGCTCGCCATCGACCCGCTAGCCCGCTCCTCCATGTGGGAAGACCTCCAAGCCGGCCGCCCCACCGAAATCGCCTACCTGAACGGCGAAATCACCACCCTTGGCTCGGACCTCGGCATCCCCACCCCCATCAACACCCGCATCACCGAGCTCATCCACCGGGCCGAACAAACCCCCACCCACTACACCGCCCCCGCCCTCCAATCCGCCCTACCCCTCTAGCCGATCACCCCCGACACGCGCGCCCGCCGGTGTATTCCGTTCATGGGACGCTTGTGACGCGGCGTGTCGCCCATCATCGGACCCGTGTGACCACGAAACCGCCCGCCGTTCATCGGTCCCTTCTGACCAGCGCGTGTCGACAATCCGTGAGTGGACGGGTAATGCGTGACGACTCGCGGGAATTGACTGGGAACGGTCGGAGAAATTGCAGCTAGTTGCAACTGGCAATTGCAGGTTGATGCACACTTGGCGCGGATTCATTGACGGCCCCGCGGAGCTCCCTGAAGACTCATCGGCGATCGGCCATATCGCTGCGCTTTCCGTGCATGAGCTGAGGAATCTTGAATGCAACTCTCCAACGCCAATGGTCACGATCGATGCTCCGATTCATGGCTGATGCCAACCGAGTAGAAGGGAGCACTCCTATGAAGAGAATTCTTTCCATCGCCGGTGCAGCAGTCCTCGCAGGTGGCGCATTGACAGCCGTCGCCGGGCCGGCCTCCGCCACCGCGAACGTTCCACTGTGTGTGCAATATTATGCGGTCGGGGCTCCGCACCCCGGTGGAACGGTGCGCTGCGACCCAGGCTATGTCTATCAAGCGCTCGTCGTTTGCAAGGATTCTTGGGGCGCCAAGAAGACCTACCATGGCTCATGGGAACAGTTCCCGGAATGGTCGAACGCCTATTGCACAGGCGCCTATCCGTATCGCGTATCAATTGGTTATGAAGTGAACTAGCCGCGGTCATTCGACAGTTGGTTGCACTAATCGGCAATCGGCCGGCGCTGAAACTCAACTGAAGGCGAAGGCCCTTCCCGATGACGCGGAAGGGCCTTCGTCGGCGCCGCATGATTACCGGCAGACCGGGCACTGGCCGGGGAACGACCTGAAGGGAGCCGCGATGAGTATCACCAAGACCCTGGCCGTCGTACCGGTGGAGGATTTCGAGGTGGCGCTCGAGTGGTACGGGCGGCTCTTCGGACGCCCCGCGGACGCGCAGCCGATGGCCGGGTTGGCGGACTGGCATCTGAGCGACAGCGCGTGGGTTCAGCTGCACCAGAACAGCGACTCGGCAGGGAAGAGCTTTCTCAATTTCGCGGTCGACGACCTTCAGAAGCACACGGACGAGCTCGCGGGCCGGGAGATCGCGCTTGGTGAGGTCATCACGACCGACAAGGGCGCGAAGCTTGCTCCGGTAAACGATCCGGATGGCAACACGATCACGTTCATCGAGAACCCGTCTGTCTGAACCAGTGCCGGCTTCAGACCGGGATCGAGTCGTACCGGGCTGAGATCGCCGTACGGGCGGCTCGGTCGCGAATCGCGTTCTGTGGCAGTTCGCCGAGCTCGAAGAACATCTCCTCCAGCCCGCCCGGCACCATCAAGGTCAGGAACCGGCCGCCGCCCTCGGCCGCGGTGATGGTGTGCGCCGTTTCCCGCGGTACCAGGATGTAGGTCCCCGGATCCGCCACGATCGCCTCATCCCCGACGGTGAACGTGAA
Encoded here:
- a CDS encoding phosphotransferase family protein, coding for MSVRTEDAFDVAAVDGWLRGHTELPEGLPELDQFHGGASNLTYRLGYPGRELILRRPPSGTKAKGAHDMGREFRIQQALAPVYPYVPGMVAYCPDETLIGSEFYVMERIAGTIPRSELGVDLTPAETRRLCQTVIDTLIELHQVDPEKAGLTDLGRGEGYVERQVAGWTGRYRKAKTWNVPSFEKVMAWLEANRPDDVRICVIHNDFRFDNVVLAPDDPAKVVGVLDWELATLGDPLMDLGSSLAYWVQADDDWAFRRFRRQPTHLPGMMTRAEVIDYYCERTGLTAEHRTFYEVFGLFRLAVIAQQIYYRYHHKQTRNPRFKSLWFPVNYLERRCRRLIAKGN
- a CDS encoding cupin domain-containing protein: MPHLHREFEESFFVLDGRFTFTVGDEAIVADPGTYILVPRETAHTITAAEGGGRFLTLMVPGGLEEMFFELGELPQNAIRDRAARTAISARYDSIPV
- a CDS encoding SDR family NAD(P)-dependent oxidoreductase, encoding MNRVLVTGGSSGLGDALVRQLVASGHQVLRTDIAAEGPDDTPYLQLDVRNADDWDKAIAWCAEHWGGLDLLINNAGIATGGRIDVESLATWDRVVDINLMGVVRGCRAFAPMFKNQRSGHIVNTASAAGLVHPPMMSSYNTVKAGVVALSETLSHELHPYGVTVSVVCPSFFKTNLADSIQGDDAEMNSVARRLIEKSPRTADDIAKVVLDGIQKRQFLIIPDRPALMSWRTKRFARPLYDRQMRKIARRARERSEGQG
- a CDS encoding histidine phosphatase family protein gives rise to the protein MSVLYLVRHAQASFGRSDYDRLSPQGERQAERLGEALAARGIKPDLVVSGAMQRHAKTARIALAAAGIDTAVTVDEGFNEFDHDQVIVAHKPAYKRRAVLLADLARTLEPARAFQEMFTEATARWVNSPGEEYAEPFKAFCERTEAAVRRTAAALEKGQTALVVTSGGPIAAVVGRLFAGTDDLWLTLNPVTVNTGITKLVDGRRGLTAVSFNDHGHLDGTDLLSYR
- a CDS encoding LLM class F420-dependent oxidoreductase codes for the protein MAWGLTVPLTGVPIRQHRSLISELASLGFTDLWSAEVAGADAFTPLVLASEWDDRLRLGTAVVPVHTRGPAALAMSAAALADLAPGRFVLGIGASSETIVTGWNGIAYDPPYARTRDVLRFLRSAFAGEKVDGEFDSFTIRRFRLEKAPDVPPPIMLAALRPQMLHLAAREADGAITNWLSADDVRKVRAELGPDKELAARIFVCVTEDAEMARNIGRFLIATYLTVPGYSAFHDWLGRGEAMKPMRDAWAAGDKNAAMAAVPVEVIDDLIVHGSPEECRAQIGRYVANGLDTPIIAALPTGTDLLTTARSLAL
- a CDS encoding SDR family oxidoreductase; this translates as MRRRNILITGASSGLGEEMARQFAAKGHNLALTARRTDRLELLRDELVKAYPAITAVLRTLDVNDHDQVFEVFRSLDKELDGLDRVIVNAGIGKGAPLGTGRFDANRDTLLTNLVAATAQCEAALELFRARNAGHLVVISSMSAMRGMPKTITAYAASKAGLAALAEGLRLEFVGKPIKVSAIYPGYIASEMNDQVAKTPMMVDTVTGVRSMVDAIDKEKGKAYVPAWPWVPMSYLMRFMPLPILKRML
- a CDS encoding 2-dehydropantoate 2-reductase, translated to MKICVYGAGGIGCYVGGRLAAAGSDVTFVGRPRMAASVASGGLRLTDYRGADLRVSAVRFEVVPEAAADADLVLVTVKSAGTATAGAELAKVLKPGAVVVSFQNGLRNAPLLREALPGHQVVTGMVPFNVLNRGGGAFHQGTEGFLDVEPGLSSFAPAFAAAGLPLTEHADMLPVQWAKLLLNLNNPINALSDLPLRDELSQRGYRLCLAAVQSEALAVLNFAGIKPAQLTAVPAHRMPTILRLPDFLFRRLAARMLAIDPLARSSMWEDLQAGRPTEIAYLNGEITTLGSDLGIPTPINTRITELIHRAEQTPTHYTAPALQSALPL
- a CDS encoding TetR/AcrR family transcriptional regulator, which codes for MRQRLTAEDRRKQLVGIGLQMLRTRPIHELSVDAVAEEAGISRTLLFHYFPSKRDFYVAVISAAGRRLLRVTAPDPSLPADEQLVQMLTAYAAFVHRRRASYISFVRGAAGGDVYVVEVYDETRAALTDRVLGLLGSPEASPAVRLRVHAWLAYVEDLFIEWSGLPPADRPGTAEDLVTHAVTTLHALLGL
- a CDS encoding VOC family protein: MSITKTLAVVPVEDFEVALEWYGRLFGRPADAQPMAGLADWHLSDSAWVQLHQNSDSAGKSFLNFAVDDLQKHTDELAGREIALGEVITTDKGAKLAPVNDPDGNTITFIENPSV
- a CDS encoding acyl-CoA dehydrogenase family protein; protein product: MGFEPSARAQELIGKVDEFIRTEIEPVEAAMHEAISKADDPWQPQPLMAELQAKARKQGLWNLFLPKAEEGNEQYGEGFANLDYAPIAELTGRSFIAPYVFNCNAPDTGNMEVLLRYGSAEQKAQWLEPLLDGTIRSAFCMTEPGVASSDATNMAATAIVEGDEVVINGRKWWSTGVGNPDCKLLIFMGLTDPEAHRYARHTMVLVPRDTPGVTVERLLPAMSRYDEPYGHGEVNFDNVRVPVTNILAGPGRAFEIAQGRLGPGRVHHCMRLIGLAEKSLELALERGTSRTAFGKPLVNLGGNRERIADARIAINQARLLVLQTAYLLDTQGLQGALSEVSQIKVAVPRMAQDVIDMAIQLHGGGGLSDDFPLAAAWTAARALRLADGPDEVHRGVIAKLELANYSREAQ